In a genomic window of Tissierella sp. Yu-01:
- a CDS encoding aminotransferase class V-fold PLP-dependent enzyme → MIYFDNAATSYPKPESVYTSIMTAMREYGANPGRSGHKMALKASRGIYETRELICKLFNIKNPMNIVLTFNATESLNIGIKGILKTGDHVITTSMEHNSVLRPIKFLERYGIESTIVKADGKGRINPKDIENSIKKNTKLIVCTHVSNLTGTIMPIVEIGQISKEHGIVFMVDASQSAGIYDIDVQKMNIDLLAFPGHKGLLGPQGTGAICIRDGLELESYIQGGTGSSSHSLEQPDIFPDKFESGTSNAPGIVGLGAGIKYILDRGLDNIREHEESLTKHFIEEAKSIDGISLYGPLDVKEQGAVVSINIKDADSSEVSYILDQEYDIAVRPGLHCAPLAHETLNTLDQGAVRFSFGLFNTHEEIDYCIKALKDIAREV, encoded by the coding sequence ATGATTTATTTTGATAATGCTGCTACCTCATATCCCAAACCAGAGAGTGTGTACACATCAATAATGACAGCTATGAGGGAATATGGTGCCAATCCAGGAAGATCTGGACATAAAATGGCATTAAAGGCTAGCAGAGGTATATACGAAACAAGGGAGTTAATTTGTAAACTATTTAATATAAAAAATCCTATGAATATAGTTTTGACATTTAATGCTACTGAGAGTTTAAATATAGGAATTAAAGGAATATTGAAGACTGGGGACCACGTTATAACAACATCAATGGAGCATAATTCAGTCCTTAGGCCTATAAAATTTCTTGAAAGATATGGAATAGAATCCACTATAGTTAAAGCAGATGGAAAAGGTAGAATTAATCCCAAAGATATAGAAAATAGCATTAAAAAGAATACAAAGTTAATAGTTTGTACTCATGTATCTAACTTGACGGGTACTATTATGCCCATAGTGGAAATAGGACAGATATCGAAAGAACATGGAATTGTATTCATGGTGGATGCATCACAATCTGCTGGTATATATGATATTGATGTTCAAAAGATGAATATTGACCTGTTGGCTTTCCCTGGACATAAGGGTTTACTTGGACCTCAAGGAACAGGGGCAATTTGTATAAGAGATGGTTTAGAATTAGAAAGCTATATTCAAGGAGGAACAGGTAGTTCTTCGCATTCTTTAGAGCAACCAGATATATTCCCAGATAAATTTGAAAGTGGAACCTCAAATGCACCCGGAATAGTTGGTCTAGGTGCAGGTATTAAGTATATATTAGATAGAGGTCTCGATAATATAAGAGAACATGAAGAAAGCTTGACTAAACATTTTATAGAAGAAGCAAAAAGTATAGATGGAATTAGCTTATATGGACCATTAGATGTTAAAGAGCAGGGTGCAGTAGTATCAATAAATATTAAGGATGCAGATTCTTCAGAGGTTTCATATATCTTAGATCAAGAATATGATATAGCTGTAAGGCCTGGGCTTCATTGTGCTCCTTTAGCTCATGAAACTCTAAATACATTAGATCAAGGTGCAGTAAGATTTAGTTTTGGACTGTTTAATACACATGAAGAAATAGACTATTGTATAAAAGCATTAAAGGACATTGCAAGAGAAGTCTAG